The following are encoded together in the Cervus elaphus chromosome 30, mCerEla1.1, whole genome shotgun sequence genome:
- the ZAR1L gene encoding ZAR1-like protein isoform X5, with translation MERIFCVPYSLYPGYGNMLRLGQSGPSEHRQPHWSQSNVPPTFLARPRLLMPSNASDYCVDPYKRAQLMAVFSHMNPGLSLRLRKANTKDVGVQVSPRVGKSVQCSLGPRTLDSLSSWASAGPRAPASAWGVSSPVPGHWGQVLLRKAPSGPPVAGQPPPPLPPPRSEEDPLEDLQPREELAEEDFSSPRERKSKAAPVDSSQPPGRPNFQVYFKQLCCKCQKSFNPYRVEAIQCQTCLKSRCSCPQKKRHINLRRPHRQELCGRCKDKRFSCGSICSFKYIM, from the exons ATGGAGCGCATCTTCTGTGTTCCCTACAGCTTGTACCCGGGCTATGGGAACATGCTGCGTTTGGGCCAGTCTGGACCCTCTGAGCACAGACAACCTCACTGGAGTCAAAGCAACGTTCCCCCCACTTTTCTGGCCAGGCCCAGGCTGCTGATGCCCTCCAATGCCTCCGACTACTGCGTGGACCCTTACAAGAGAGCCCAGCTCATGGCCGTTTTCTCCCATATGAACCCCGGCCTGAGCCTGCGGCTGCGCAAGGCCAACACCAAGGATGTGGGCGTGCAGGTGAGCCCCCGGGTGGGCAAGTCCGTGCAGTGCTCTCTGGGGCCTCGCACCCTGGACAGCCTCTCCTCCTGGGCCAGCGCAGGCCCCAGGGCACCCGCGTCCGCCTGGGGCGTCTCTTCACCAGTGCCCGGCCACTGGGGCCAGGTGCTACTGCGGAAGGCGCCCTCGGGTCCTCCGGTGGCTGGCCAGCCGCCCCCGCCACTACCACCACCAAGGTCAGAAGAGGATCCTCTCGAGGACCTCCAGCCGCGTGAGGAGTTGGCGGAGGAAGACTTCTCGAGTCCTCGGGAGAGGAAGAGCAAGGCGGCCCCGGTAGACTCCAGCCAGCCGCCTGGGAGGCCTAACTTCCAG GTTTATTTCAAACAACTCTGTTGCAAATGCCAAAAGAGTTTTAACCCTTATCGAGTGGAAGCAATCCAGTGCCAG ACCTGTTTAAAGTCTCGTTGTTCCTGCCCTCAAAAGAAAAGACACATCAATCTAAGGAGGCCCCATCGGCAGGAACTGTGTGGCCGCTGCAAAGACAAGAGATTCTCCTGTGGCAGCATTTGCAGCTTTAAATACATCATGTGA
- the ZAR1L gene encoding ZAR1-like protein isoform X4 has product MERIFCVPYSLYPGYGNMLRLGQSGPSEHRQPHWSQSNVPPTFLARPRLLMPSNASDYCVDPYKRAQLMAVFSHMNPGLSLRLRKANTKDVGVQVSPRVGKSVQCSLGPRTLDSLSSWASAGPRAPASAWGVSSPVPGHWGQVLLRKAPSGPPVAGQPPPPLPPPRSEEDPLEDLQPREELAEEDFSSPRERKSKAAPVDSSQPPGRPNFQFLEPKYGYFHCKDCKTRWESAYVWCISGTNKVYFKQLCCKCQKSFNPYRVEAIQCQDLRHSQTRDQIHVHARWTLIH; this is encoded by the exons ATGGAGCGCATCTTCTGTGTTCCCTACAGCTTGTACCCGGGCTATGGGAACATGCTGCGTTTGGGCCAGTCTGGACCCTCTGAGCACAGACAACCTCACTGGAGTCAAAGCAACGTTCCCCCCACTTTTCTGGCCAGGCCCAGGCTGCTGATGCCCTCCAATGCCTCCGACTACTGCGTGGACCCTTACAAGAGAGCCCAGCTCATGGCCGTTTTCTCCCATATGAACCCCGGCCTGAGCCTGCGGCTGCGCAAGGCCAACACCAAGGATGTGGGCGTGCAGGTGAGCCCCCGGGTGGGCAAGTCCGTGCAGTGCTCTCTGGGGCCTCGCACCCTGGACAGCCTCTCCTCCTGGGCCAGCGCAGGCCCCAGGGCACCCGCGTCCGCCTGGGGCGTCTCTTCACCAGTGCCCGGCCACTGGGGCCAGGTGCTACTGCGGAAGGCGCCCTCGGGTCCTCCGGTGGCTGGCCAGCCGCCCCCGCCACTACCACCACCAAGGTCAGAAGAGGATCCTCTCGAGGACCTCCAGCCGCGTGAGGAGTTGGCGGAGGAAGACTTCTCGAGTCCTCGGGAGAGGAAGAGCAAGGCGGCCCCGGTAGACTCCAGCCAGCCGCCTGGGAGGCCTAACTTCCAG TTTTTAGAACCCAAATATGGCTATTTTCACTGTAAAGATTGTAAGACCAGATGGGAGAGTGCTTATGTGTGGTGCATTTCTGGAACTAATAAG GTTTATTTCAAACAACTCTGTTGCAAATGCCAAAAGAGTTTTAACCCTTATCGAGTGGAAGCAATCCAGTGCCAG
- the ZAR1L gene encoding ZAR1-like protein isoform X6 has product MERIFCVPYSLYPGYGNMLRLGQSGPSEHRQPHWSQSNVPPTFLARPRLLMPSNASDYCVDPYKRAQLMAVFSHMNPGLSLRLRKANTKDVGVQVSPRVGKSVQCSLGPRTLDSLSSWASAGPRAPASAWGVSSPVPGHWGQVLLRKAPSGPPVAGQPPPPLPPPRSEEDPLEDLQPREELAEEDFSSPRERKSKAAPVDSSQPPGRPNFQVYFKQLCCKCQKSFNPYRVEAIQCQDLRHSQTRDQIHVHARWTLIH; this is encoded by the exons ATGGAGCGCATCTTCTGTGTTCCCTACAGCTTGTACCCGGGCTATGGGAACATGCTGCGTTTGGGCCAGTCTGGACCCTCTGAGCACAGACAACCTCACTGGAGTCAAAGCAACGTTCCCCCCACTTTTCTGGCCAGGCCCAGGCTGCTGATGCCCTCCAATGCCTCCGACTACTGCGTGGACCCTTACAAGAGAGCCCAGCTCATGGCCGTTTTCTCCCATATGAACCCCGGCCTGAGCCTGCGGCTGCGCAAGGCCAACACCAAGGATGTGGGCGTGCAGGTGAGCCCCCGGGTGGGCAAGTCCGTGCAGTGCTCTCTGGGGCCTCGCACCCTGGACAGCCTCTCCTCCTGGGCCAGCGCAGGCCCCAGGGCACCCGCGTCCGCCTGGGGCGTCTCTTCACCAGTGCCCGGCCACTGGGGCCAGGTGCTACTGCGGAAGGCGCCCTCGGGTCCTCCGGTGGCTGGCCAGCCGCCCCCGCCACTACCACCACCAAGGTCAGAAGAGGATCCTCTCGAGGACCTCCAGCCGCGTGAGGAGTTGGCGGAGGAAGACTTCTCGAGTCCTCGGGAGAGGAAGAGCAAGGCGGCCCCGGTAGACTCCAGCCAGCCGCCTGGGAGGCCTAACTTCCAG GTTTATTTCAAACAACTCTGTTGCAAATGCCAAAAGAGTTTTAACCCTTATCGAGTGGAAGCAATCCAGTGCCAG
- the ZAR1L gene encoding ZAR1-like protein isoform X3 translates to MERIFCVPYSLYPGYGNMLRLGQSGPSEHRQPHWSQSNVPPTFLARPRLLMPSNASDYCVDPYKRAQLMAVFSHMNPGLSLRLRKANTKDVGVQVSPRVGKSVQCSLGPRTLDSLSSWASAGPRAPASAWGVSSPVPGHWGQVLLRKAPSGPPVAGQPPPPLPPPRSEEDPLEDLQPREELAEEDFSSPRERKSKAAPVDSSQPPGRPNFQFLEPKYGYFHCKDCKTRWESAYVWCISGTNKVYFKQLCCKCQKSFNPYRVEAIQCQTCLKSRCSCPQKKRHINLRRPHRQELCGRCKDKRFSCGSICSFKYIM, encoded by the exons ATGGAGCGCATCTTCTGTGTTCCCTACAGCTTGTACCCGGGCTATGGGAACATGCTGCGTTTGGGCCAGTCTGGACCCTCTGAGCACAGACAACCTCACTGGAGTCAAAGCAACGTTCCCCCCACTTTTCTGGCCAGGCCCAGGCTGCTGATGCCCTCCAATGCCTCCGACTACTGCGTGGACCCTTACAAGAGAGCCCAGCTCATGGCCGTTTTCTCCCATATGAACCCCGGCCTGAGCCTGCGGCTGCGCAAGGCCAACACCAAGGATGTGGGCGTGCAGGTGAGCCCCCGGGTGGGCAAGTCCGTGCAGTGCTCTCTGGGGCCTCGCACCCTGGACAGCCTCTCCTCCTGGGCCAGCGCAGGCCCCAGGGCACCCGCGTCCGCCTGGGGCGTCTCTTCACCAGTGCCCGGCCACTGGGGCCAGGTGCTACTGCGGAAGGCGCCCTCGGGTCCTCCGGTGGCTGGCCAGCCGCCCCCGCCACTACCACCACCAAGGTCAGAAGAGGATCCTCTCGAGGACCTCCAGCCGCGTGAGGAGTTGGCGGAGGAAGACTTCTCGAGTCCTCGGGAGAGGAAGAGCAAGGCGGCCCCGGTAGACTCCAGCCAGCCGCCTGGGAGGCCTAACTTCCAG TTTTTAGAACCCAAATATGGCTATTTTCACTGTAAAGATTGTAAGACCAGATGGGAGAGTGCTTATGTGTGGTGCATTTCTGGAACTAATAAG GTTTATTTCAAACAACTCTGTTGCAAATGCCAAAAGAGTTTTAACCCTTATCGAGTGGAAGCAATCCAGTGCCAG ACCTGTTTAAAGTCTCGTTGTTCCTGCCCTCAAAAGAAAAGACACATCAATCTAAGGAGGCCCCATCGGCAGGAACTGTGTGGCCGCTGCAAAGACAAGAGATTCTCCTGTGGCAGCATTTGCAGCTTTAAATACATCATGTGA